One segment of Aquimarina sp. BL5 DNA contains the following:
- a CDS encoding AMP-binding protein: MQIDNTFSTPQVHQDFSINRQSLDNEELQRIAYNFIKEGEFYEQEVGNFLLDWLNDKDHIVVSTSGSTGKPKNIKIYKQHMVNSAKATGAFFKVNEGTTALLCLPATYIAGKMMLVRAMVLGWKIDLVPPKTNPLDTVYKQYDFCAMVPLQLDNSINRLHLLKKLIVGGGTVSENLKELIQGIKTKIFETYGMTETVTHVAARRINPKKKDKKDGKYFRALPNITLGIDDRNCLIIKAPQLNEETVITNDVVELKTYKKFIWKGRYDNVINSGGIKLFPEEIETKLQLLIGHRFFITSIPDDTLGDKVILIIENVYDELMYKTLKEAIHSIKTLSKYEIPKKIYFIPQFIETDNGKIQRAKTLEFVVGS, encoded by the coding sequence ATGCAAATAGATAATACATTTTCTACACCACAAGTACACCAAGATTTTAGTATTAATAGACAGTCTTTGGATAATGAAGAATTGCAACGGATTGCTTACAATTTCATTAAAGAAGGAGAGTTTTATGAACAGGAAGTTGGTAACTTTCTATTAGATTGGTTGAATGATAAAGATCACATTGTGGTAAGTACATCAGGTTCTACTGGAAAACCTAAAAACATAAAGATTTATAAACAACATATGGTTAATAGTGCCAAGGCTACAGGTGCTTTTTTCAAAGTTAATGAAGGTACAACGGCCTTATTGTGTTTGCCAGCTACTTATATTGCGGGTAAAATGATGTTAGTTCGAGCAATGGTACTAGGATGGAAAATAGATTTAGTTCCGCCTAAAACAAATCCATTGGATACTGTCTATAAGCAATATGATTTTTGTGCTATGGTACCATTGCAACTTGATAATTCAATCAATAGACTTCATCTTCTTAAGAAATTGATAGTAGGAGGAGGGACCGTATCAGAGAACCTTAAAGAGCTTATACAAGGAATCAAAACTAAAATTTTTGAAACCTATGGAATGACCGAGACAGTAACTCATGTTGCCGCACGAAGAATTAACCCAAAGAAGAAGGATAAAAAGGATGGTAAATACTTCAGAGCATTACCTAACATAACATTAGGTATAGATGATAGGAATTGTTTGATAATTAAAGCTCCTCAGCTTAATGAAGAGACTGTTATAACGAATGATGTAGTGGAGCTTAAAACATATAAAAAGTTTATCTGGAAAGGACGTTACGACAATGTGATTAATAGCGGAGGTATCAAATTGTTTCCCGAAGAAATTGAAACAAAACTACAATTACTTATTGGGCATCGTTTTTTTATAACAAGTATTCCTGATGATACCTTAGGAGATAAAGTGATCTTAATCATTGAGAATGTTTATGATGAGTTAATGTATAAAACCTTAAAAGAAGCTATACATAGTATTAAAACACTTTCTAAATACGAAATACCTAAGAAAATTTATTTCATCCCTCAATTTATAGAAACAGATAATGGAAAAATTCAGCGTGCTAAGACGTTAGAATTTGTAGTAGGATCATAA